GCAGGCGGCAGTTGATTCCTGGGCGTAGACGCCGTTAATGTCGTGCTCTTGACAGGAGGTTTCGGACGTTGAGAACACTTCGAATCATGGCCGCGTCGCTCGCAGGGGTAGCCGTCTGTCTCGGTGCCGCGTTCGCTCAGGAGGACAAAAGCGTTAGCAACGCTGACATCGCCGTGCGTGGCCTGACGGTCGATGACTTCCCCCGTTGGAAAGAGTTGGCGCCGAACGTCTATGCCTACGAAGACTTGCACGCCCCGATCCAGGGTGAGGTGATCAATACCGTGAGCCTCATCGTGATCACGGACGACGGCATCCTCGTCGCCGACGGTCAGGGCGACGTGGCGCAGTCTCAGGCGATGGTGGATACGATCGGGAAGCTGAGCTCCGAGCCCGTGAAGTACATGGTGGTTTTGTCCGATCACGGGGATCACACGGGGGGCAACGCCGCGTTCCGGGCCGCCTTTCCGAACATAGTCTTCATCTCTTCGCCCGCCTCCCAAAAGGCCCTTGCGGGCGATGCGAACCCGCCGACCGAGACCGTGTCCGACGAGCGGACGATCACGATGGGAGACACCGAGATCCAGATCCTGAATCTCGGACGCG
This is a stretch of genomic DNA from Vicinamibacteria bacterium. It encodes these proteins:
- a CDS encoding MBL fold metallo-hydrolase — encoded protein: MRTLRIMAASLAGVAVCLGAAFAQEDKSVSNADIAVRGLTVDDFPRWKELAPNVYAYEDLHAPIQGEVINTVSLIVITDDGILVADGQGDVAQSQAMVDTIGKLSSEPVKYMVVLSDHGDHTGGNAAFRAAFPNIVFISSPASQKALAGDANPPTETVSDERTITMGDTEIQILNLGRAHTGGDLVVYLPESRVLFMSEIYLRGVFPAMRSAYPSEWVRTIEKAQALDVSIYVPGHGFIDEPATMKSDLEASRKALAAVIAEAKRLYEAGLPCSPAVRGQSTPCAAAEKADWGTYADWALAGSQARTAILKVYQELEGKLPE